TGAACCGTCAACCTGCTTGTTCTGTAGCACAGctatgatattttattgaaattgatagGCTAAGGGCTCATAAAACGAAGCACAAGATGTCACCAAtgtaatataataaacaataagtATTAAGtctaaaaactttatttattaatttaagtatattttcataaaatatatattttttttcataaaatatttatttttctaatatttctaGAAATATCTATTGACAGTAACATTTTATCGATATTCCGGTAAAATTGAGACGTAGACATTTGCTTCgacaacaacattttaaacctTGATGTGTATCTATAGTTTCATTCATTAATGAAATGATTGGCACCtctttgatttttagtttttcccTTCTCTTCTCATTTTCTGAAGTCATATTAGGACTGgtctaattttagtttatccATTTTTGTTGCTTGGTATTAAACAATGAGGGAGTTCAGGGCTAGAGAGATGTGATAATGAGAGGTTGGAGGGACTTAGTTTGAGGGGTATAGACTGAATCAGAGACTGAATCAGAATAAGAGAATTAGATGTAGGCCACTAGTTGAAGACCATGACTAGTAGAGACTGAAGACTAAAGAGAGAGGCTTGCTAGAATTAGAGGGAAAGATGTATGTTGTTAACTTGCCAACATCAGGTCCTTCAATTTCAACCAATATTttaaggaaggaagaaaaacaaaaacaaaagcttaAGCAGGTGCCAAAAAGCATTTAGACCTGTGTCTTGGTGCGTGGTTTTGTAATGCCACCTGGCCTGAATCAACATGAGAGACTCTCCTCGCACCTGATATGTGCTTCATGCCTAAGCACACTTCTAATTCACCAAGGCAACGTTGGGGGCAAGGAGTGGAGTTTGCTTAGTCTGAGGCGTTAATTAGTGTAAGAAGTTATTTAGTCTGAATTTGAAGTGTAGAGTTGTTTAGTTTGAAGTTATAAAGTAAGTGCATGGTTGTTTAACCTGGAGTTGTAAAGTTTGAGTTTGctgtgtttcttttttttttcatttttgttgtactttacaatattaaaatttgttcttGTGAATTCCTAATTTGAGATGTTAAGTTATAATGTTTTATGTATATTGTAcaattttgatgaaattggCATTCATGGAGCCAGCACCCATGACTAACTGAAATAAAGAGGATTGAAGGAGGTCAGAGAACAcgaaaggaagagagagatatGGGAAAGAGGGAGAGAGGGGATTAAAGAAACATTAGTGGTTGAATAGTCATTACCATTTTAATGTGATAAACACACATTGGACCAAACGGAGAGTGGGCTTAAGAACATCACTCTGTAGGCCAATCGACTCGTAACCGAAAGAATGATAAACTTATGATCTTATATGTACGACTGAAAATTTTTTGCACTTCATATTTTCCCTCAAATAACGTTGAagttaatttcaaattgttaacTTGCAGGGTGTTCAGCTTGAGCTCATGAAACTTGAAGGGGCGGTAAAGGCGATTCATGAGAATCTTATGTATCTAAAGAACAGGTAATCTACTTTGCAAAACTATTCAAattggatttaaaaaaaattctcaatgaatgttttgaattaataatttatacaatCACAGGGAAGCAGATATGAGGATAGTTagtgaaaaaacaaatgcaaGAGTGGCGTGGTTTAGCATAATGTCTTTGGGTATTTGTATTTTTGCTTCAGCACTTCAACTTTGGTACTTGAAGCGATTCTTCCATAAAAAGAAGCTCATCTAAAATactattctttttctctagtcttttgattttctcttcttaCACCAAGACGTATAAAGGGAATGATACTAGATTGTAGACTTATGAACCTTTTGAATAAACTTTATCACAGAATTGTTTTTATCATCGATTTTCCGTTAGCTGCATCTTGAGCGTTCAGCAATCGGTGTGTTTGACCGTTGCAGAAGAGTTTTGCGTATAGATAAGCATTAGAATTATAGACATGTTCTACTACAGAAACGCTTTATCatagaaagggaagaagaaatgatGGTGTTGAAAGTAATTTTGAGTATCACAGAATTTTGCAACTGTGAACGAAAATACCATTGAAAGGGAAGACTTGAGTACTAAATTAATATCTATAATTCACTAATAGAAAATGACTTTGATTTATGTTGAAAACAATTCTCTTTTGCTGTTATCTATAACCAATCGCTctaaacgttttttttttctggtaAGAGTAGGAAAATGTTTTAGTATTGATATTCATCAGAATTCTAATGTCTTCTCGAAGCAAACTCTTATATGATTACTTTTTGATTTATGATTAGAAGCAGTAACAACGAATATTCTAATGTCTTCTCCAAGCAAACTTTTAGATTTATGATTTGAAGCGAACTACAGttaatcttttcaaaataatattttataacgATTAtgtactaaaatttaaatgattagtcgtttatttaaaaaataattgggattaaaatctaaacatcAAGATCACTATTTAGATCAAGACTGCAAGATCGTGTGTCTAGATTGTTTAGACTATACAACAAGATCATCAAGATTGTTTAGCTTTAGTACAAATCATGTACCTAAATTGTTTAGATGTTGCAATATTCAAATCTTGTGTACatcaatatctaaatgatcCGTCGTCTATTCCACTATCTATCATAGATAAGTGATAGATTCAAACTATCGTTaaccaatatctaaacgattgtgtactaATATCTAACGATTTTTTAGACTATATTATATGATCGTTCAAATTATAAGATTTTTCGTATGTGTGTGACCGATTAACTgtatgatatttttgttattttcttttgtgaacTTTTTCCTATATGGTGCAaatattttttgcatttttttatatttttgtaaaattttctttatttatgtttgcaattttatttatttattttatataaacgaaaaatatttaaaagaaaaaagaaaaggagagtaAGGAATTGAAGgggagggaagaaaaagataaaagacgTTTTTAATGATTATTAGAGATATTTTTGACATGAAATAATAACGTTTCTATTCAAAACCGATGGTAAggtaagaatatttttttcaactcattttagaaatttaaggCTCTTTTTTGAAACTTCATCAACATATTTCTTTACCCAAAAGAGTAAAGTTTAGGAACatctctttttatataatttagcttataaataattgatatgataTGACATTTCTCCGTATGAAATACATATAGTTCATGTGCGACATAAAATTCGTATCACATACCTATACTTTCTAGTACTTTCTAAATACATATGTGACACGTAATTTGACGTATCTATTTTTATCCTGACGATTTTTTACTGAAAAAAGATAAGTAACTCATGTAGTCTTATTCTTTCCCATCCTAAAACTCGACAACCTATTTTAAAAGCTCACTACCGGAGTCCAAAactaaaaggaagaaaaaaaaaacacaaacccTAGAATAATCTAATCTTCATCTTTACATTTGAATCCTATAAAGTGcacaaaaatataacacaattgAATATCTTCAACAAAGAAATTATTGgtttatctctctctcatcctTTTATCTAATCAATACGAGTCACTTATCTATTGAATTTTATTGACTACATTTTACTTCAACATCTTAATCGTTGCCTTTTGTATTATAACATAACTAAATTTAGCAGCATCATAGATGTTTTTTCGAAAACGAAAACCTATCATCATCGTATCAATATCTTAAGTTTTTAGAAATCGACGTATTGACGTGTATCGTATATTCGTATTGGTGTTATATTGGTGGTTGTGGGGAGGAAGTATTTaatgaaggaaatgaaaaaaagagtataaaGGATAAAAATGAGGatgaataagaataattttagGGCGAACAGGAATTTAACAGCACGAAGAgaatttagaaagaaacaaagaaagaacgGCGTTCGATTCTTGAAGAAGACTTTGGTTCCTTCACCTTAGCTTTCCCTATTCCCATTCCAATCAGAGCGTCGACGAAGAACGGAAACTGGGACAGGGAGGAGCGATTCAACCCTGatcatctcttcttcttaatcCCCCCCATCCACCAGATTCTCCTCAATTTCGATTCCAACCTTCATCAACTGCGATTTCGGgtaatatatacatgtatgtCTTCATCTCCGATCCTTTTTCTGCTTCCAATTAGGGTTCCACTTGCTCTTTATCATACTACTCTCTCTATACTAGGGTTTTCGCTGCTTTACATTCAGCCCCTTTGTGGATATTTCTCTCCATCTGCTTCCTGAATCAACCGTCCGGTTTGACCTTGGCTTTTTTAGTTGTTCATACTTCGGTTTTATTCTTTGATGTTTATTTCAGAAGCTGGTTACTCAAATCCTGTATCTTGATGTTTATTGTGTGGATTATGTTCATGCTAATCGGAGTAATTTGCTTACAGAGTGAAGATTTGTCCTTTTTGATACAAGATGCCTCGGGATTTATCACGATCTCGATCGCCTTTGTATAGGCGTAGGCTTTCGCCATCTCCCGTAGGGCATAGGTATACCAGGAGGAGTCGGAGAGACCGGAGCCGTTCACCGTATTCATCCTACAGCAGGTGATCCCgtttatgtttttagttttatttacttttgagTTAATCTGTTGAATAATCTCCAACGAAATTATGAGAAGATTGACGACACTGTATCTTTTCCCGCGGTTTCTACTTCATTGACATCGGAGTTTCTGCATGAATTTTGCCCCTTTTGCTGTAAatttccccctttttttttcttctaatatgAAGGACGTGTTCTTTGTCGAATTAAGAGGACTTCCATTTCATGGAATGttcatttacaatttattcttattattttgacAAAAACCAAATCGGGTATCTATGTTGCTGCGGTAGtaaattttgttgggttttcgtgtttgttttattgttcaactacaaaaaatttatcattataaCTTAGGGTTGCTTGTACTTCTCTTTCATTGAGTTATATCTTCCGGATCTTTTTGACctcttttattgtttatgtgCTGATGAGACTTCACGACCTCTTTTATTGTATATGTGCTGATGATTTTTTATCTTGTTTTGTACATGTGCTTTACTATTTTGAATTTCACATAAAATTTCTGATTTTTGTGGCATAATTGTCAAGTACCTCCTAATGGTATTTAATCATTTGTTGAGAATGGTGAGTGGGGgagaaaattttagaagtCTTCAGGGAAAAAACTCTAAAATGTGGTAGAAGCAAACAGAATAGACATGATCTTGCTAAGAAAATTGTGAAATAAGTCAGTTATTCCTATTACATGGGAAGCGACCAGGTTATGGGTGCTGATGGGTGTTCCGTCATTGCTCGATTGtgacttttcttcttcatgtgATGTGATAAAAGATGGAGCTCACAAAGGTTTATTCTTAACAATGTATGAGGTAACTGTACGGTGCAAAGTGGTAGGCTAGCTTGATACATAGCTATGTCTAGAAGTCTTTATCTCTTGCTCAATTGTTTCTATTCATTATACAGAAGAAAAAGTCGCTCAATTTCCCCAAGACGTAATAGAAGTCGTTCACGAACACCAAGGCACCATAGAAGTCGTTCTCCAACTTCAAGGAGTTACAAGAAGCAGAGACGACGAAGTTCCTCATCATCTCTGCATCGTAGATCTTCTAGTTCTAGCCTCGGATCCATTGAGCAAAAAAGTACCagtgaaaaattgaaaaaggaggaagaaagaaaaaggtataTTAACTGGCTCACtaattttatgttctttttgtCTCTCAATTATCATTGGGTTTTGTCTGCACTGCagaattatttaatattctacAATGGAAAATGTTATCACTTGTTGACCTTTGTAGTTCGTGTAAGTACTTTGTGGGCTTTAACATTTTGAACCCTTCAACTGTGATACTAGAAGAATTTCAGTCAGGCTCTCTAACTTTTGACCATGAAAGATTATGACATAACTAAAACCACATGAGGATGACTAAGTGAATTCTCGCCCCAACTGTCTGTGCTATCTTTGATCAAGAGTCAAAATAAGAGGGATTTGAAAGCAGAATCAGGATAGTAATCTAGTTATCTACACGAAGAATCTTAgaattttttatcaaaatttaaaactttttttttaaaatttaaaacatttcttttcttgattGAAAGGACCTGGGTTCatgcttcttttttaatggtttttttaaagtaaaaagataaagaatgATGAATTGAGCTTTAGTTTAATATGGCTGTTCCAGCATCAAGAAATGCTGGCATATTTTTGTAGTTGTGCTTGTCAGCTTATGCCATATGCTAGAATTTTCTGTTTACCTGTACTTGCGCCTGCAGTGGATGTGCTTTTACTTGTGAAGATTCCTGAAGGTGAAAATGGAACAATAGGCTATAGTTGGATTGTAATTCAATGCATTTGGAATTGCATCTCTAAAGATTATGATTTTATGTGAGcacattctttttaatttcacattATAATGGACGACTATAACTAATTTTCTATAAGTATTGGAACTGATTGAAAATGGCTGCAGAATTGTTTAATAATGTTACAGTGCTGTGGGACAATCTCCCTTTCAGTTTTCTCATTGCAGCATTAtcactatttcttttttcttttgttggatAAGAAaccatttcattgataaataGCTTCATCATTATCTCTATTGTTAACTAGAGGGGTATGTATGTGCTATGGATGATAAAAAAACGATGTCTATAAACTTGTCATTATTATCGTGGACATTGCATTCTCATGGTTGTTCATATGGTGACTGAAAAGATTTATTGTTTGATTAGTTTAGAACATAAGGGGAAGGTACTAGAtgctttattaatttaatttaggagGCATCTTTGTTTTAGTCTTTTAGATGGAGCCAAGAGTATTATGTTTAAAGTAAAACCTAACAGTGAGATGTAGTCTATGTTCTTCTTTCAATTGTATATCAGTAAGggaaatcaattattttattttatttttatatttttggagTCTAAAGAGTAAAAAGTTTAATGCTTCAGAATCTGCTCTGTTTATTTCTGCTATGTGGACCTTTTATCACATCTGGCTTTTGCTCTTCCATCTAGTTCTTTCTTATAGTATTCTCCACACTCGCACTCGCTGTTCTACCGAATCTCTAAAATGATCTAAATTTGAGCAAGGGCTTTTAAGATGGGACGAACGAATGTAATATGTGGCCTATTCAATTGGTAGCCCGAATAACAGCTGCTGCTATTATGCATGCTTATGTGAACACctaatatgaaatatttttacagTTTGACAATCCTGAAGGTACTTACACTTTCAGGATATGACAGTATTTATCGACTAGTTCGAGCTTGGCCTCTAGGAACCTCATTTTACTTGAAATGCCTACCGTATTAACCCCCCCTCTAACTACatggataaaaatatatttttacataagaaaaagaagtaatatACTCCCCAAGTCCCCATTCAAAGAATGTTATAGTTTTAAGGATTTGAGTTTTTCCAGTGTTCGGTTTTAAAACTGCGACAGGTTACTTGACATTCTTCTCCACAGGATTTTCTGAAGGAAGATACTGCTATAGacttgttatatttgatgATCAATTTGATGCTTCGTTAATATGCTGTTCACCAGTTTTGTAACTCTTTTGTATGGATCAGGATTGAGTTAGAGGTATGCCCTAAAAGGATAAGCATGTTTTAGTGCTCTTATCTCGTCATGGAGGTTAGTTTGTTAATTTACTATATGCTTATATAAACCGGAAGAGGAAAAAACAACGCTCTGAGGCACGATAAGTCAGTTGTCATTTAATTCATTGTTTGAATTGGAGAACACTTTCAGGTGGTGCATTTTACATATCCGGGGTTAgccattttcttaaatttttatttttctctcagGCGACAACAGGAGACACAGGGCAAATTGCTTAAAGAAGAAACGACAAAGAGAGTTGAAGACGCAATTCGCAAGGAAGTTGAAGAGAGACTGAACTCTGATGATGTAAAACTGGATATAAACAAGAAGCTGGAGGAGGGACGGACACGACTTAACGAAGAAGTAACCGCTCAACttgagaaggaaaaagaagctGCCCTTGTTGAGGCCAGACGGAGAGAGGTACGTACTATATTCTATCTATTGCTGACTTTCTGCAAAAATCCAACTTGTGTATTGCGGTTTTGTTTCGGTTTGGATAGAAATGTGAATTTGTGGggttggtttggtttggtttggtgtAGGAACAAgctagaaaagagaaagaagaattaGAAAGAATGGTTGAGGAGAGCAGGAGGAGAGTAGAAGAGGCTCAGAGAAGGGAGGCTTTAGAGAGACaaaagagagaggaagaaagatATAGAGAACTGGAAGAGCTTCAAAggcaaaaagaagaagctatTAAGAGGAAAAAACAGGAAGAAGAGGAACAACGAGTTAATCAGATGAAACTGTTGGGTAAAAACAAATCACGTCCCAAACTGTCATTTGCCATTGGCTCCAAATAAACAAGTatgtcaacaaaaaaaaaaaaaaaaaaaaaagagaagaaaaagtaaatttgttcttattttttttcttcttcaagtgTTGTGAATTTAGACTCGATTGTTTGTCACACTTGTGTAATTTGGGATGACATAATCTACTTAATGCCAGTCCGTCGTTCTTATGAAAATCACTCCTCTCACTATGAAATTGATTTGGCTAGACTTTATACCTCTACTTTTCCTtccaataaattttgtatatgattgGAATCTAGATTATATTGATATGACATGGACAAGTCTCTCTTGTTAGACTTTTGACTCCTTTCCACATGATATCTATATGTTCTTGCTTGTCTTTAGAGACCTTTTATGTCTTACTAAACACAAAATCTTGATATGTCAAATAGCTAAAATACAAATAAGGTAAGGACGACTTTATGTCACAACTTAAGGTAGGAGAGAATGCTGCACAAAAATGCTCCCAAATTCTCTCTACTCTCTACTCTTTTGTAATCATGCACATTGCTTACCAATTGTTGGCTtcacaaaataacaattaattgtTAGATGCCACGATCACAGTTGTAAAAAACTTACAAACTGTTAGATGCAACATGCAAAAACGTTGTTGGTCTTATTGAACTATTTCTCAATCTCAACTCCCCGTTTCTtcagaaaataattttagaaattggcATTGAGATAGagattttagaaaatggtTGAGAAAACATTTGTTCTTTGTAGGCCAGAAAGCATATAAGATAAACAACTCTGACTTACTTAGCATACAAATTGAGGTGGGGATGATTGATAACTAGTCTTTTACCCATCTATAGTTACTATTAGAATAACTGATGTGTCACCATTGCACATACAAAGTGGCGAGGAGCTGCATACTATTACTAACAAAAGACACGAAAGACATGGAGAGTTAATTGGGTCGAAATTGAGTAATCAAGCCACTTGACTTGGTAAGACAATGTCTCAACCCCAAGAGAGATGTCAAGACTGATGACTCAAAGATTATCATGAGTCCTTCGATCAAATCAAATACTGTTTTGTTCCTTCCTAATTACGTAGTCATGAAAGTATGTGTTGGACAACAGAGAACCTTCGTATATATTTCTCGAATAGACTGCTTGTAATCTTGAGGTAACGGGGGCTTTtagtttgaatgaaaaaagtgTTAATTGTATggaaaagtaaatgaaagCAAGGGAGATAGAGTTGTGAGAAGTAATATTGATGAAATGTGATGCGTTCAAACGTGCAAGCACATGCGgatgataacttgtagaaatacaagttataataacaataatgaagTAGAAATGCGGTAAAAGTGGGATAATGTATAGTAATTAATGCTATAAAAATTCGAACTGTGTGATTTATGAACTATAAAAGACAAAGCGCTTGTTTATTACGGTCTTCCTTATCTTAATGCATGATTTCGGcaaaaagaagataaagagaAGTGAAGAAGTTGTCTTAGGCGATTGGATCTCATTCGCATCAACCAATTAAGCGATGAAGAGATACTAGGCAATACAAATGGCTAGATGACAAACAAGTTGGTGAGAATGTCAGCAAATTACCAAATATGACATTTAGAATAACACAAATCGTTATAGTGTCTAAGAGGATTAgagaaatttattgaaaacCAAAGCTATGTGCAACAAAAGCGTCAACCAAACACCTATGAATAGATGGCTTAAGCTTCATTTTATGTGTGATACCGTGCGGTCAAGTGTGAGAGAACAGAGCAAGTAGGATTTGAGCCATTTGTCTCTAACCTTTCTCTCTGTGTATCTTTTGTTGAGAGCTTAGAGTGTGAGAGTAGAAAGATCACCATATTCCATTTCGTGATATAGATACCAATGAAGTCAAGGAATGCATGCAAGAGATTGCATTTTGTGGCTTGACGATGCATCCCCATATCttgttatttgtatttttttaaatttatattgtatttgtattatgAACATCATGGCCGccaaaaacttttattattaatgcAACACATTCTCAATGTATTTGTTCCACTTTTTGACTTATCGCgtgtgttatttttctttactatgaaataaaaagttagaatgcgtctttaaatttaaattatggaCATTTGCAATGTTTAATTAGAGCTATAACCAATGCTTAATACTGTTAAAAAGAATCAATTCAATATTGAGAGTTAATTACCCAAGAAGACAAGTAACTAAGACCTCCTTAAACAAGTAtagaagtgattttaaaaataaaatcaattcgATGGTTTTCACCTTGTCATATACATATCAATAATGCGAGTGTATGTGACATGAAGACGCCAAGAAGTTGCTTGccttaaataaagaataaagaataaaacataaacattgCTTTTAAAGCTTTAGATATAGAGTATATATTCATTTCATCTTAAGTATCTTAAAAGGCGATCATTTGCCTCGAAGGCGTTGAGAGAGTTGCTCACcttaatttgaaattgaatgaattATAGATCAATAACTTAGTATGTGTAGGTTCACAAAATAGGTGATAATTATACCACAGCACCAATTTTGGTAAGGTTATGtgttatttgataaaattcttAGATACCAACCACTCGTAGAAACATTGTTTTAGTTGATTTCtatgaatgaaaattactTAGTGCAGTTGTTGTTGGATAGTAAGTTTATTAAAGATATGGTATTTGTTTAAATGCGATGATCTGattctataaatttatatatacacatgcTACTGAAGTGTATCATTGCTGGTTTGGAGGAGCTGTGTAAGGCAGTTGTTGGGTTATTTCCAGAAGTTGAGTGAAGTTTTTGTCAAGTGGTTTGGGAGAAAGCTAAGTTGTTGGTTTGTAGTATTGTGGTCTAAACCTTATGTAAGTAATCTGGTTTAACTTTTTGGCTTTGTATAAAGTACAAGTTGGGTATCATAAGAGTTACTTCTTgaaacaaatatcaatatcGTGTTAAAAGCTAGCTTGTTTGGGTTCGATCACATGATgcatataattataattagttatATCTTTACATATATTAATCGTTACATATAATATGATCCTTATCTAAAATTTACTACTGTAAAAATACGTTCTTTTGACGTTTGtcattttaaatactttgtggtctaatttttgaaaaaaacatgTCAAGAAATGagtaattttaaagataaaacgTCAAaagtttttatgaaaaaaaggtagaagtgggacatttttcaaaaactttttcaCGTTGGggcctttcttgacgtttcaaaattaaccatcaagtgatatatatattttttcttgacgtttttaaaaacttttttcctTGACGTACGTTTTGAAAATGTCAAGAAGATTTATGAAAAGGCGACGGTGGGTAAACTTTtcgaaaaaaatttcatgcCAAGGCCTCCTTAAtgtttaaaaacgtcaagtggTATGTACTTTGCTTTAATGATTTTATCCCAACAGCTACTATACTATATCGTACACcatctattatatatatatcttctaatatatatatctaaaattgTAGGTTTGATTCTTTAGAAGCTAAGATATAATTAAGCactataaattaaacatatagtCCAACCCTTCCCTGTATAAATCTATCAAGAAACTATTTAAATGTGAAATGAAAGGAAAGTCACACTTGCACTTTGTAAAgacaaataatatttgagtTCTCTCTTATGCAATTCTACCaccaataattaatatataaagagGAAGATGTGTTATACAGTTATACATTATTATAGATGAAAGTGGGATCCAATTGATTGTGAGATATTGATCATAAAACCCCATGTATATTACCTTAGTATCCACCTTCGAGTCCATATAATATAGtccaacaaaaatgaattaaacttTGATCATTCATGCATATAATGAATCCAAAGAGCGAGACATGATAATCTTAAGGAGATATGTTGATTAATTAGAACATCAAAGAACTTCAcgatttcttttttgataaTTATGCTATACacagtttttgtttaaagagaagaaaaacccTAACATACTTTTTCCATAATTCCACTAAGAGAAAGTGTGAGCACTAATTTTCAGTAGTGACTTTCACACTATCCATTAATCTTTACCTATTTCTACCACTatctctattttattattctcattgtctttcttttgcttaaacaaaacaaaaaactaataCTCACTCTCTATAAAAGTCCCTACTGGGCGTGTGCCCTCCACAAGCAAATATtaacatttcttcttcttattattatctttataacatattcaaattctatcatcATATAGTTCAGTTAATATGGCTTCTGAGTCTGGCAGTGTTGACTATACTCAACGTGCTCAGTGGCTCCGAGCAGCAATCCTAGGGGCCAACGATGGGCTCGTCTCTGTTGCGTCGCTCATGATGGGCGTTGGAGCCGTTAAGCCCGACGCCAAAGCCATGCTTATTGCAGGATTTGCAGGACTGGTTGCTGGAGCTTGTAGTATGGCGATAGGAGAGTTCGTTTCTGTTTACACTCAATATGATATTGAGAAAGCTCAGCTGAAGAGAAATGGGAAGGAAAAGAATGTAATGTGAAAgctatttttgttaataagaaataaataactcacagacaataatatatatgagaCAAGAGAgctaatatattattcttcCTACATATATCTACAGAATAACATGGAACCAAACCACCCGGGTGAGGAGGAAGAGAAGCTGCCAAATCCACTACAGGCTGCGCTGGCATCGGCGATAGC
This DNA window, taken from Cucumis sativus cultivar 9930 chromosome 6, Cucumber_9930_V3, whole genome shotgun sequence, encodes the following:
- the LOC101205338 gene encoding uncharacterized protein At1g10890 isoform X2, coding for MPRDLSRSRSPLYRRRLSPSPVGHRYTRRSRRDRSRSPYSSYSRRKSRSISPRRNRSRSRTPRHHRSRSPTSRSYKKQRRRSSSSSLHRRSSSSSLGSIEQKSTSEKLKKEEERKRRQQETQGKLLKEETTKRVEDAIRKEVEERLNSDDVKLDINKKLEEGRTRLNEEVTAQLEKEKEAALVEARRREEQARKEKEELERMVEESRRRVEEAQRREALERQKREEERYRELEELQRQKEEAIKRKKQEEEEQRVNQMKLLGKNKSRPKLSFAIGSK
- the LOC101205338 gene encoding uncharacterized protein At1g10890 isoform X1; protein product: MPRDLSRSRSPLYRRRLSPSPVGHRYTRRSRRDRSRSPYSSYSRLWVLMGVPSLLDCDFSSSCDVIKDGAHKGLFLTIRKSRSISPRRNRSRSRTPRHHRSRSPTSRSYKKQRRRSSSSSLHRRSSSSSLGSIEQKSTSEKLKKEEERKRRQQETQGKLLKEETTKRVEDAIRKEVEERLNSDDVKLDINKKLEEGRTRLNEEVTAQLEKEKEAALVEARRREEQARKEKEELERMVEESRRRVEEAQRREALERQKREEERYRELEELQRQKEEAIKRKKQEEEEQRVNQMKLLGKNKSRPKLSFAIGSK
- the LOC101205338 gene encoding uncharacterized protein At1g10890 isoform X3, whose amino-acid sequence is MRRKSRSISPRRNRSRSRTPRHHRSRSPTSRSYKKQRRRSSSSSLHRRSSSSSLGSIEQKSTSEKLKKEEERKRRQQETQGKLLKEETTKRVEDAIRKEVEERLNSDDVKLDINKKLEEGRTRLNEEVTAQLEKEKEAALVEARRREEQARKEKEELERMVEESRRRVEEAQRREALERQKREEERYRELEELQRQKEEAIKRKKQEEEEQRVNQMKLLGKNKSRPKLSFAIGSK
- the LOC101214875 gene encoding vacuolar iron transporter homolog 2.1, whose translation is MASESGSVDYTQRAQWLRAAILGANDGLVSVASLMMGVGAVKPDAKAMLIAGFAGLVAGACSMAIGEFVSVYTQYDIEKAQLKRNGKEKNNNMEPNHPGEEEEKLPNPLQAALASAIAFSVGAVIPLVAAVFIRDHKVRLGVVAAVASLTLLVFGIVGAILGRTPVGKSAARVVVGGWMAMAITFGLTKLLGSKGL